From a region of the Sphaerodactylus townsendi isolate TG3544 linkage group LG16, MPM_Stown_v2.3, whole genome shotgun sequence genome:
- the RER1 gene encoding protein RER1 — protein sequence MSEGDSTGESIHGKPSVVFRFFTRLGQIYQSWLDKSTPYTAVRWVTTLGLSFIYMIRVYLLQGWYIVTYALGIYHLNLFIAFLSPKVDPSLMEDSDDGPSLPTKQNEEFRPFIRRLPEFKFWHSATKGILVAMTCTFFEAFNVPVFWPILVMYFIMLFCITMKRQIKHMIKYRYIPFTHGKRKYKGKEEMGKTFAS from the exons ATGTCGGAAGGGGACAGCACCGGCGAGTCCATTCATGGCAAACCTTCAGTGGTCTTTAGATTTTTCACAAGACTTGGACAG ATATACCAGTCCTGGTTAGACAAATCTACTCCGTACACTGCAGTACGATGGGTTACAACGTTGGGTTTAAGTTTTATCTACATGATTAGAGTTTATCTACTACAG ggTTGGTACATCGTGACATACGCCTTGGGAATCTACCACCTAAACCTTTTCATAGCTTTTTTGTCGCCAAAGGTAGATCCCTCTCTAATGGAGGACTCAG ACGATGGTCCTTCCTTACCCACGAAGCAAAACGAGGAGTTCCGGCCCTTCATTCGAAGGCTGCCAGAGTTCAAATTCTG gcattccGCTACTAAAGGCATCCTTGTCGCAATGACATGTACATTCTTTGAGGCTTTCAACGTTCCAGTTTTTTGGCCAATTCTCGTGATGTACTTCATCATGCTGTTCTGCATTACCATGAAGAGGCAAATCAAG CATATGATAAAATACCGATATATACCGTTCACGCACGGCAAGAGGAAAtataaagggaaggaagaaatgggGAAGACCTTCGCTAGCTAG